A region of Deltaproteobacteria bacterium DNA encodes the following proteins:
- a CDS encoding S8 family peptidase: MSRTAKSLAPLGAMGLILFVAIAANTQEESPSQEEPIPQEESLPTKKAVWGSSSYIVRMSEDPVIVYQGGVPGLRATKPGKGKRIDPNDPAVMNYAAYLDSRHDDALAAVGGGRKLYDYRYALNGFAAQLTSEQAANLAVAPGVVAVEPDVGVPLDTLTTPRFLGLTATGGLWDQLGGFDSAGEDVIIGDIDTGVWPEHPSLSDRTGTNPNGGEGKLDYHHIPGWHGKCVPGQDFNASNCNQKLIGCRFYVAGFGAENLDPTEFLSCRDSDGHGTHTATTAAGNHGVTAVIDGIVLGQASGIAPRARVAAYKTCWRAPGKAASCFGSDRAAAIDQAVADGVDVLNHSVTTSQTDFLDQVQVAFMFAAQAGVFVAASGGNVLGEHQFASVASPGPWITTVAASTHDRFFGGTVELGNGSTFSGASLTAGTAMLPLVHSSSVGVATDPTPTDRTPFATRVALCFVGHLDPAKAAGKIVLCDRPFGANAPVDKSLAVQQAGGAGMILRNIDFMFGVSADIHHVPTVHVEKTDGAAIKAYIDSSSGTATAKLTGNIPRTIAAPFLASFSPAGPSRAAGGDILKPDLTAPAVDILAGVSPVGDRGRLFDFLSGTSMSAAHVAGLGALLKQRHPDWSPMMIKSALMTTATRTLGGVPSPFGEGAGHVKPNAAVDPGLVYDHGFGDWMAFICGTGQLTGCSSTIDPSDLNQASIAIGDLHGVQTVTRTVTNVGPRATYTVTVTAPPGIGVVVNPTTLTLSTGESASYSVTFTRTGAAFATFPNGFQVGSLTWSDGAGHVVRSPLAIRPVILTVPAQVSGTGTTGSVSFQAKYGYSGPFLTTISRLVAATTQVGHVVDDPDDHFNILNPTATKGVTSHTLVITGCGLCRIALFDDQTDGNDDLDLYVYGPTLGGGFGLVGSSRGPTSTEEVNLINPIPGTYTVFVHGLNTDGPDANYTLFSWIGGPPVGNLTVAAPTPVTAGGTGTITASWSGLSPATKYLGVLTFRSTPFTVVPELGHTLLRVDTP, from the coding sequence ATGTCTCGTACCGCGAAGTCACTCGCACCGCTGGGCGCGATGGGCTTGATCCTCTTCGTTGCCATCGCCGCGAACACGCAGGAGGAATCGCCCTCGCAGGAAGAACCAATCCCGCAGGAAGAATCGCTCCCGACGAAGAAGGCCGTGTGGGGCTCATCGAGCTACATCGTGCGCATGAGCGAAGATCCGGTGATCGTGTACCAGGGCGGCGTCCCCGGGCTGCGCGCCACCAAGCCCGGGAAGGGAAAGAGGATCGATCCGAACGATCCGGCCGTCATGAACTATGCCGCCTATCTCGACTCCAGGCACGACGACGCGCTTGCCGCGGTGGGTGGCGGGCGGAAGCTCTACGATTACCGGTACGCGCTGAACGGTTTCGCCGCGCAGCTCACCTCCGAGCAGGCGGCGAATCTCGCCGTGGCGCCGGGGGTCGTTGCGGTGGAGCCCGACGTCGGCGTCCCGCTGGACACGCTGACCACGCCGAGGTTCCTCGGCCTCACCGCTACAGGTGGGCTGTGGGATCAGCTCGGCGGGTTCGACAGCGCCGGTGAGGACGTGATCATCGGCGACATCGACACGGGCGTGTGGCCCGAGCATCCGAGCCTCTCCGATCGGACGGGCACGAACCCGAATGGCGGCGAAGGCAAGCTCGACTACCACCACATCCCGGGATGGCACGGCAAGTGCGTTCCCGGCCAGGATTTCAACGCCTCGAACTGCAACCAGAAGCTGATCGGCTGCCGGTTCTACGTCGCGGGGTTCGGCGCCGAGAACCTGGATCCGACCGAGTTCCTCTCCTGCCGCGACTCTGATGGGCACGGCACGCACACGGCCACTACGGCCGCCGGCAACCACGGCGTGACCGCCGTCATCGACGGCATCGTCCTCGGGCAGGCGAGTGGCATCGCGCCCCGCGCGCGCGTCGCCGCATACAAGACCTGCTGGAGGGCGCCGGGAAAGGCGGCCTCGTGCTTCGGCTCCGATCGCGCGGCCGCGATCGACCAGGCGGTCGCGGACGGCGTCGACGTCCTGAATCATTCGGTCACCACCAGCCAGACGGACTTCCTCGATCAAGTGCAGGTCGCGTTCATGTTCGCAGCGCAGGCCGGCGTGTTCGTCGCCGCTTCCGGCGGCAACGTCCTTGGTGAACACCAATTCGCGTCGGTCGCGAGCCCGGGTCCGTGGATCACTACCGTAGCGGCGAGCACGCACGACCGCTTCTTCGGTGGTACCGTCGAGCTCGGGAACGGCAGCACCTTCTCGGGCGCGTCGCTCACCGCGGGAACCGCGATGCTTCCGCTGGTGCACTCGAGCTCCGTTGGCGTCGCGACCGATCCGACTCCAACGGATAGAACGCCCTTCGCCACTCGTGTCGCGCTCTGCTTCGTCGGCCACCTCGATCCCGCGAAGGCGGCCGGCAAGATCGTCTTGTGCGATCGCCCCTTTGGCGCCAACGCGCCCGTCGACAAGAGCCTCGCGGTGCAGCAGGCGGGCGGCGCGGGCATGATCCTGCGAAACATCGACTTCATGTTCGGCGTGAGCGCCGACATCCACCATGTGCCCACCGTGCACGTGGAAAAAACGGACGGCGCGGCGATCAAGGCGTACATCGATTCGAGCAGCGGCACGGCGACGGCGAAACTGACCGGCAACATCCCCCGAACCATTGCCGCTCCGTTCCTCGCCTCCTTTTCGCCGGCGGGCCCGAGCCGGGCCGCGGGTGGTGACATCCTCAAGCCCGACCTCACGGCCCCTGCGGTGGACATCCTCGCCGGGGTTTCGCCCGTCGGCGACCGCGGCCGCCTGTTCGACTTCCTGAGCGGCACTTCCATGTCCGCCGCGCACGTCGCAGGACTGGGCGCCCTGTTGAAGCAGCGTCATCCGGACTGGTCGCCGATGATGATCAAGTCCGCGCTGATGACGACCGCGACTCGTACCCTTGGCGGCGTACCGAGCCCGTTCGGCGAGGGCGCGGGCCACGTCAAGCCCAACGCCGCCGTGGATCCGGGACTCGTCTACGACCACGGATTCGGCGATTGGATGGCCTTCATCTGCGGGACGGGCCAGCTCACTGGCTGCTCCAGCACGATCGATCCCAGCGACCTGAACCAGGCGTCGATCGCGATCGGCGACCTGCACGGCGTGCAGACGGTGACCCGCACCGTCACGAACGTCGGTCCCCGGGCGACGTACACGGTCACTGTGACCGCGCCTCCAGGGATCGGCGTCGTGGTCAACCCGACGACGCTGACACTGTCGACGGGCGAGTCCGCGTCGTACTCGGTCACGTTCACCCGGACGGGCGCGGCGTTCGCGACCTTCCCCAACGGGTTCCAAGTGGGATCGCTGACCTGGAGCGACGGCGCGGGTCATGTGGTGCGCAGCCCGCTGGCCATCCGCCCGGTGATTCTTACCGTCCCGGCACAAGTCTCCGGAACCGGTACGACCGGGTCCGTCTCGTTCCAGGCGAAATACGGGTACAGCGGTCCATTCCTCACGACGATCTCCAGGCTGGTCGCGGCCACGACGCAAGTTGGTCACGTCGTCGACGATCCGGACGACCATTTCAACATTTTGAATCCGACGGCGACCAAGGGGGTCACCAGCCACACGCTCGTCATCACGGGTTGCGGCCTGTGCCGCATCGCGCTGTTCGACGATCAAACGGACGGCAACGACGACCTCGATCTGTATGTGTACGGTCCCACGCTTGGAGGTGGCTTCGGGCTGGTCGGCTCGAGCAGAGGTCCGACCTCGACGGAAGAGGTAAACCTGATCAATCCAATCCCAGGGACGTACACGGTCTTCGTCCACGGACTCAATACCGACGGCCCGGACGCGAACTACACCCTGTTCAGCTGGATTGGCGGTCCGCCCGTCGGGAACCTGACCGTGGCGGCGCCGACCCCGGTGACAGCGGGCGGCACCGGGACCATCACCGCGAGTTGGAGCGGCCTGTCACCGGCGACGAAGTACCTCGGGGTGCTCACGTTCCGGTCGACCCCCTTTACGGTCGTGCCCGAGCTCGGGCACACGCTGCTGCGGGTGGATACTCCGTAG
- a CDS encoding TonB-dependent receptor, translating into MACHIQRRLQEPTRRDGRPRLVASKAVAFVVIAAALEGARAQESAPLPADAAQPGASTAPDAGQPAEASEEIVVVGRLPQVPLPPSRVPASIHTIDAAEVRRSARSSLPESLAGRIPGLSLSDEQGNAHQPDLSLRGFQATSVTGVPQGVSVFLDGVRVNEPTAEEINFDLLPTDDLDRVEVIPGPSVLFGRNTLAGAINLITLRGKEGVAATAEASAGSAGFYKYRGRLSGQRGPVDFYLSGTATEEDGWRQATGARLDKAFAKLGVRAGDNDLTLSYQHVDNRIFQAGSQPPEDLARDRTANYTPGDFFAPRLDQVALNARRDVGEVFTLSANGFWRLLRVEQFNVNLAADNSRLFSRTASAGGTVQIDRAAPLLGSWNLLTAGFEYAHSGVDVSVLAESSDGTRRDLETRVRDGQDTLAAYLQDALQVGGNLLRERDELILTAAARWDFIRHDIRDQSPPNPGHEDATGVDVFRRLDPMIGVNYNLTRDHGLYLSWSQGFRAPALLELTCSGPAAICPGLQAGTAPDPPLKAVRALNYEIGIRTRPLPWLAGQISAYRTEVLDDIFSVSPTGTTGVYFQNVGKTRREGVEASLRGKPAAWLDAGLTYALTLARFEEEVLLATPRPTPGCDAPSCTERVPAGSDFPLVPRHRAHAALDLHPMSWLSISFSGTFVGAQRLRGDEANNSAKLDPWFSLGGGARVSAGGFSAWVRCTNLLDARYNTFGTFARNPRLPGAPVEPFLTPAPPFQLFAGAGYAIGTAAPSAP; encoded by the coding sequence GTGGCATGCCACATCCAGCGGCGGTTGCAAGAGCCGACGCGCCGTGATGGAAGGCCAAGATTGGTCGCGTCCAAGGCGGTCGCTTTCGTGGTCATCGCAGCCGCGCTCGAGGGGGCACGCGCGCAGGAAAGCGCGCCACTGCCGGCGGACGCGGCGCAACCGGGCGCCTCCACCGCTCCCGACGCCGGGCAACCCGCCGAGGCGTCGGAGGAGATCGTCGTCGTCGGCCGGCTGCCACAAGTGCCCCTGCCGCCTTCGAGGGTGCCGGCCAGCATTCACACGATCGACGCGGCGGAAGTCCGGCGGTCGGCCCGCTCCAGCTTGCCCGAGTCACTCGCCGGCCGGATCCCCGGATTGTCCCTCTCGGATGAACAAGGCAACGCACACCAGCCGGACCTCTCCCTGCGCGGGTTCCAGGCCACCTCGGTCACCGGCGTTCCGCAGGGGGTGAGCGTATTCCTCGACGGCGTACGAGTGAACGAGCCCACCGCCGAGGAGATCAACTTCGACCTCCTCCCCACCGACGATCTAGATCGCGTCGAGGTGATCCCCGGGCCCTCGGTCCTATTCGGCAGGAATACCCTGGCCGGCGCCATCAACCTGATCACCCTGCGGGGAAAGGAAGGCGTCGCGGCGACCGCGGAGGCATCAGCGGGAAGCGCAGGGTTCTACAAGTACCGGGGGCGGCTCTCGGGGCAGCGAGGCCCGGTCGATTTCTACCTCTCCGGCACGGCGACGGAGGAAGACGGCTGGAGGCAGGCCACCGGAGCGCGACTCGACAAGGCCTTCGCGAAGCTCGGGGTACGCGCCGGCGACAACGATCTGACGCTCTCCTATCAGCACGTCGACAACCGGATCTTCCAGGCAGGCTCGCAGCCGCCGGAGGACCTGGCCCGCGATCGCACGGCGAATTACACGCCGGGAGACTTCTTCGCCCCGCGGCTCGATCAGGTGGCGCTGAACGCGAGGCGCGACGTCGGTGAGGTCTTCACGCTGTCCGCGAACGGGTTCTGGCGCCTTCTCCGCGTCGAGCAGTTCAACGTCAACCTCGCCGCGGACAACAGCAGGCTGTTCTCGCGGACGGCGTCGGCAGGAGGGACGGTCCAGATCGACCGGGCCGCGCCGCTCCTCGGCAGCTGGAACCTGCTCACCGCGGGTTTCGAGTATGCGCACAGCGGCGTGGACGTCAGCGTGCTCGCCGAAAGCAGCGATGGGACCCGGCGAGATCTCGAGACCCGGGTGCGCGACGGGCAGGACACGCTGGCCGCCTACCTCCAGGACGCCCTCCAGGTCGGCGGCAATTTGCTGCGTGAGCGCGACGAGCTAATCCTCACCGCCGCGGCGCGCTGGGACTTCATCCGCCATGATATCCGCGACCAGAGCCCGCCGAACCCTGGGCACGAGGATGCGACCGGCGTCGACGTCTTCCGCCGCCTCGATCCGATGATCGGCGTCAACTACAACCTCACGCGCGATCACGGGCTCTATCTCTCGTGGTCGCAGGGTTTCCGCGCTCCTGCGCTACTCGAGTTGACCTGTTCTGGACCGGCGGCGATCTGCCCGGGGCTGCAGGCGGGCACGGCTCCGGACCCGCCGCTGAAAGCGGTGCGCGCCCTCAACTACGAGATCGGAATTCGCACCCGTCCGCTGCCTTGGCTCGCCGGACAGATCAGTGCGTACCGCACCGAAGTCCTGGACGACATCTTCAGCGTCTCCCCCACGGGCACGACGGGAGTCTATTTCCAGAACGTCGGCAAGACGCGGCGCGAAGGAGTGGAAGCGAGCCTTCGCGGCAAGCCCGCCGCCTGGCTCGATGCCGGCCTGACGTATGCGCTGACGCTGGCGCGGTTCGAGGAAGAAGTGCTGCTGGCGACGCCCAGGCCCACGCCCGGATGCGACGCTCCGTCCTGCACGGAACGCGTGCCGGCCGGCAGCGACTTTCCGCTGGTGCCGCGCCACCGCGCCCACGCGGCCTTGGACTTGCACCCCATGTCCTGGCTATCGATCTCGTTCTCGGGCACGTTCGTGGGAGCCCAGCGGCTGCGCGGCGACGAGGCGAACAACAGCGCGAAGCTGGATCCCTGGTTCTCCCTTGGTGGAGGCGCGCGAGTCTCCGCCGGAGGATTCTCCGCTTGGGTGCGCTGCACGAACCTGCTGGACGCGCGCTACAACACGTTCGGAACGTTTGCGCGCAATCCCCGGCTGCCCGGAGCGCCCGTGGAGCCTTTCCTCACGCCGGCGCCGCCGTTCCAGCTCTTCGCCGGCGCGGGCTACGCCATCGGGACGGCGGCACCCAGCGCGCCTTAG
- a CDS encoding DUF4242 domain-containing protein: protein MPKFIDFHAKLPSLPPNALDELRSNIGKKDQFGTTALGAYFTADGQAYCLSEAPNSDAVCRSHESKGLTLGKGDVHEVNNSIGL, encoded by the coding sequence ATGCCGAAGTTCATCGACTTCCACGCCAAGCTGCCGTCGTTGCCCCCCAACGCGCTGGATGAGCTCAGATCCAACATCGGAAAGAAGGACCAATTCGGCACCACCGCTCTCGGCGCCTACTTCACAGCCGATGGCCAGGCCTACTGCCTCTCCGAGGCGCCCAACTCCGACGCGGTCTGCAGGTCACACGAATCCAAGGGACTGACGCTGGGCAAGGGCGATGTCCATGAGGTGAACAATTCGATCGGGCTTTAG
- a CDS encoding LamB/YcsF family protein produces MDLNADVGEGLDDAPVLPFLTSANIACGMHAGGPLVMDRTVVLALSRHVTVGAHPGYADRENFGRTAVDLPLDEVRALVLYQVAALDGFVRARGGRLAHVKAHGALYNRAAKDRALASAIAEAVRAYRNDLILVGLAGSVQLEAARAIGLRAAGEAFADRRYLPDGSLMPRSQHGAVLHDAAEAAEQAARIAQEGCAVASDGSRVRIDAETICLHGDTPGAVALARAIRDRLESSGVAIAAL; encoded by the coding sequence ATGGACTTGAACGCGGATGTCGGCGAAGGCCTGGACGACGCTCCCGTCCTCCCCTTCCTCACGTCGGCGAACATCGCCTGCGGGATGCACGCGGGTGGCCCCCTGGTCATGGACCGGACGGTGGTGCTCGCCCTCTCCCGTCACGTGACCGTCGGCGCACACCCGGGCTACGCGGATCGCGAGAACTTCGGCCGGACTGCCGTGGACCTGCCGCTCGATGAGGTCCGCGCGCTCGTGCTCTACCAAGTGGCCGCGCTGGACGGATTTGTCCGCGCCCGCGGCGGCCGGCTCGCGCACGTCAAGGCGCACGGCGCGCTCTACAACCGGGCAGCGAAGGACCGCGCGCTGGCGAGCGCCATCGCCGAGGCGGTGCGCGCCTACCGCAACGACTTGATCCTGGTAGGGCTCGCCGGATCGGTCCAGCTCGAGGCGGCGCGCGCCATCGGCTTGCGCGCCGCCGGCGAGGCGTTCGCGGATCGCCGATACCTTCCGGATGGCTCGCTGATGCCGCGCTCGCAGCACGGCGCTGTGCTGCACGATGCGGCCGAGGCGGCGGAGCAGGCGGCGCGGATTGCGCAAGAAGGATGCGCGGTCGCTTCCGACGGATCGCGCGTGCGCATCGACGCGGAGACGATCTGCCTGCACGGAGATACGCCGGGCGCGGTGGCCCTTGCGAGGGCCATCCGCGACCGGCTGGAGTCAAGCGGCGTCGCCATCGCGGCGCTCTAA
- a CDS encoding sugar transferase has product MTWLLGRLSSGLTIRVNLFADLISLFAGAVLAARIAHGPAGISANQLLAVSAGACTIWILVSTALRHYDPAALDRRRGDDLAMVTVLVMAAGTWVALVQIVAAPLASPPPPGLFIALVWPATVALRLLAVRPLSGRENPLEEVLIVGTGPMARLTGQDLLRRGRRRIVGYVPFSNEREGDRALLRRAMQLTVPIIGNCDELESVLRRTAVAEVYIAGNARKHEDEMQRAIQICERMGIPFAIPAYTFRLERAWPLSNRDGYLHCLPYEEKPWQMALKRLFDIVCSATALWVLAPLLVAVMVLIKITSRGPIFFRQERAGLRGKPFTVLKFRSMVVNADDLRRSLADRNEQTGPVFKMRADPRVTWVGRFIRRYSIDELPQLVNVLRGDMSIVGPRPPLPEEVAQYEPWQLRRLCVCPGLTCIWQVSGRSQVSFEQWMYMDMQYIDDWSLRRDVDLIFKTLPAVLTGRGAS; this is encoded by the coding sequence ATGACGTGGCTGTTGGGGAGGCTGTCGTCTGGCCTCACGATCAGGGTCAATCTCTTCGCAGACCTGATCTCGCTCTTCGCGGGTGCCGTCCTCGCGGCGAGGATTGCGCACGGTCCTGCGGGCATCTCTGCGAACCAGCTCCTCGCGGTGTCCGCCGGCGCATGCACGATCTGGATCCTGGTGAGCACGGCGCTGCGGCACTACGACCCCGCAGCGCTGGATCGTCGCCGCGGCGACGACCTGGCGATGGTCACGGTGCTGGTGATGGCCGCCGGTACCTGGGTCGCTCTCGTGCAGATCGTCGCGGCGCCGCTGGCGTCGCCCCCGCCGCCCGGCCTTTTCATCGCGCTGGTCTGGCCGGCGACCGTCGCCCTGCGGCTGCTGGCCGTCAGGCCTCTGTCAGGGCGCGAGAATCCCCTGGAGGAAGTGCTCATCGTCGGGACAGGGCCCATGGCGCGCCTGACCGGTCAGGATCTGCTGCGGCGCGGACGGCGACGGATCGTCGGATACGTGCCCTTTTCGAACGAACGGGAGGGCGACCGCGCATTGCTTCGGCGCGCGATGCAACTGACGGTGCCGATCATCGGGAATTGCGACGAGCTGGAGTCCGTCCTGCGAAGGACCGCCGTTGCGGAGGTGTACATCGCCGGCAACGCGCGGAAGCACGAGGACGAGATGCAACGCGCCATCCAGATTTGCGAGCGGATGGGGATCCCCTTCGCGATTCCTGCGTATACGTTCCGCCTGGAGCGCGCCTGGCCTCTGTCGAACCGCGACGGATATCTGCATTGCCTTCCGTACGAGGAGAAACCCTGGCAGATGGCACTCAAGCGCCTGTTCGACATCGTCTGCAGCGCCACTGCGCTTTGGGTGCTCGCGCCGCTTCTCGTCGCCGTGATGGTTCTGATCAAGATCACTTCGCGGGGCCCCATCTTCTTCCGGCAAGAGCGCGCGGGTTTGCGCGGAAAGCCGTTCACGGTGCTGAAGTTCCGCTCCATGGTCGTCAATGCCGACGACCTGAGGCGGTCGCTGGCGGATCGGAACGAGCAGACCGGCCCGGTTTTCAAGATGCGCGCGGATCCTCGGGTCACCTGGGTCGGCCGTTTCATCCGAAGGTATTCGATCGATGAGTTGCCCCAGCTGGTAAACGTACTGCGCGGGGACATGTCGATCGTCGGGCCCCGGCCTCCCCTGCCGGAGGAAGTCGCACAATACGAGCCGTGGCAGCTGCGCCGGCTCTGTGTGTGCCCCGGGCTGACCTGCATCTGGCAGGTATCGGGACGCAGTCAGGTCTCGTTCGAGCAGTGGATGTACATGGACATGCAGTACATCGATGATTGGAGTTTGCGCCGCGATGTGGATCTCATCTTCAAGACGCTCCCTGCAGTCCTTACCGGACGCGGAGCCAGCTGA
- a CDS encoding response regulator, translating to MIGVCAAMWISSSRRSLQSLPDAEPAELRVRRFLALVVGEDPGLRRMVRTHLEAIRLPGDKSPGVLSVMEAESGRAALSVVSAIAPALVVLDLILPELSGYEVCERLRASTALQHVPILAVSARAMPEDRAAAEEAGASAFLAKPFTPRELTEHVLPLLSASIAGR from the coding sequence ATGATTGGAGTTTGCGCCGCGATGTGGATCTCATCTTCAAGACGCTCCCTGCAGTCCTTACCGGACGCGGAGCCAGCTGAGCTGCGCGTCCGCCGTTTTCTCGCGCTGGTGGTGGGGGAGGATCCCGGATTGCGCCGGATGGTGAGAACCCATCTGGAGGCCATCCGCCTTCCCGGAGACAAGTCGCCCGGCGTCCTCTCCGTCATGGAAGCGGAGAGCGGCCGTGCCGCGCTGTCCGTCGTTTCCGCGATTGCTCCGGCGTTGGTCGTGCTGGATCTCATCTTGCCAGAGCTGAGCGGCTACGAGGTTTGTGAGCGTCTCCGTGCCAGCACCGCCTTGCAGCACGTGCCGATCCTCGCGGTTAGCGCGCGGGCAATGCCGGAAGACCGTGCGGCGGCGGAGGAGGCGGGCGCCTCGGCGTTCCTGGCCAAACCGTTCACCCCCCGGGAGCTGACGGAGCACGTGTTGCCGCTTCTTTCCGCCAGCATCGCTGGCCGTTAG